One Burkholderia sp. PAMC 26561 genomic window carries:
- a CDS encoding shikimate dehydrogenase family protein — protein sequence MSASTQYRAATRPTFYFIGVTTAQSSIMRVFPQWAKHLGLGDVEIKGIDFPPHAAPEAYREAVEFLKHDPLSVGALVTTHKIDLYAACKDLFDVIDPTAEVMGETSCLSKQDGKFICHAKDPITSGLSLDGFLPANHFSDTGAEVFSMGAGGSTIALTWHLMQKERGANRPSKVIVSNRSAGRLEEIERIHRELEFDVPCEYVVAPKPEDNDAVLARLSPGALVINATGLGKDAPGSPLSNAAVFPERAVVWDLNYRGDLIFLDQARAQEGTRTLQIEDGWTYFIYGWTRVIAEVFHVDIPVSGPGFDEISRIAAQAGKPAPTRTA from the coding sequence ATGAGCGCTTCCACGCAGTACCGGGCCGCCACGCGTCCGACGTTTTATTTCATCGGCGTGACGACTGCGCAGAGTTCCATCATGCGTGTGTTCCCGCAGTGGGCGAAGCATCTCGGTCTCGGTGATGTAGAGATCAAGGGCATCGATTTTCCGCCGCATGCGGCGCCCGAGGCGTATCGTGAAGCGGTCGAGTTCCTGAAGCATGATCCGTTGTCGGTCGGCGCGCTCGTCACCACGCACAAGATCGACCTGTACGCCGCGTGCAAGGATCTTTTCGATGTGATCGATCCGACCGCCGAGGTCATGGGCGAGACCAGTTGCCTCTCGAAGCAGGATGGAAAATTCATCTGTCACGCGAAGGATCCCATTACATCGGGGTTATCGCTGGATGGATTCTTGCCGGCCAATCACTTTTCCGATACCGGCGCGGAAGTTTTTTCGATGGGTGCGGGCGGTTCGACCATCGCACTGACCTGGCACCTGATGCAGAAGGAACGCGGCGCGAACCGGCCGTCGAAGGTGATCGTATCGAACCGGTCGGCGGGACGGCTCGAGGAAATCGAACGCATTCATCGCGAACTCGAATTCGATGTACCGTGCGAATATGTCGTCGCACCGAAGCCCGAGGACAACGACGCCGTGCTTGCTCGTCTATCGCCGGGTGCGCTCGTGATCAATGCGACGGGGTTGGGCAAGGACGCGCCGGGTTCGCCGTTGAGCAACGCGGCGGTGTTCCCGGAACGCGCGGTTGTGTGGGACCTGAACTATCGCGGCGACCTGATTTTTCTCGATCAGGCGCGCGCGCAGGAAGGCACGCGCACACTGCAGATCGAAGACGGCTGGACTTACTTCATCTACGGATGGACGCGCGTGATCGCCGAAGTCTTTCACGTCGACATTCCGGTGAGCGGTCCCGGCTTCGATGAAATCAGCCGCATTGCGGCACAAGCGGGCAAACCCGCGCCAACAAGAACAGCTTAA
- a CDS encoding glucose-6-phosphate isomerase, producing MQWPEPRSFDVDLQTGLMNGTGSRYQKFLRDLSGLYANSAAFNALAATRGDEVVYEVTDHKPNSNPGDLITGVTRMSAGKVGDEFFMTRGHIHAAIDRPELYFGLKGHGVMLMESPSGDTRVVEIKANTACYVPPRWIHRSVNLGQEDFVMLFCYPADSGQDYAIIEQSNGMKLRIVDDGAGAWRTEPNPDYKERTPEEIEALLARGALATEGATR from the coding sequence ATGCAATGGCCTGAACCACGTTCCTTCGATGTCGACCTGCAGACGGGCCTGATGAACGGCACCGGCTCGCGCTACCAGAAGTTCCTGCGCGACCTGAGCGGGCTCTATGCCAACAGCGCCGCCTTCAATGCGCTCGCTGCAACGCGCGGTGACGAAGTCGTATATGAAGTCACCGACCACAAGCCGAACAGCAATCCCGGCGACCTGATTACCGGCGTGACGCGCATGAGCGCGGGCAAGGTCGGCGACGAATTTTTCATGACGCGCGGGCACATTCACGCGGCCATCGACCGCCCGGAGCTTTACTTCGGGCTGAAGGGTCATGGCGTGATGCTGATGGAGTCGCCATCAGGCGATACACGCGTGGTCGAGATCAAGGCGAACACGGCATGTTATGTGCCACCGCGATGGATTCATCGTTCGGTTAATTTGGGGCAGGAGGACTTCGTGATGCTGTTCTGTTATCCGGCCGATTCGGGGCAGGACTACGCGATCATCGAACAATCGAACGGCATGAAACTGCGCATAGTCGATGACGGCGCCGGCGCGTGGCGCACCGAGCCGAATCCGGACTACAAGGAACGCACGCCGGAAGAAATCGAAGCGCTGCTGGCGCGCGGTGCGCTGGCAACCGAAGGAGCGACGCGATGA
- a CDS encoding FAD-binding oxidoreductase, producing MQDKQPSEHVQPSAAVAALREALGADVVTLPHEFAGRRNADSSRMPCDEPVALIRPRTTEHVATAMRICHEHKQTVVTQGGLTGLAGGACMLGGEVALSLELMNGIEAIDEVGAAMTVWCGTPLQVVQEAADAAGFMFPLDLGARGSCTIGGNLATNAGGNRVIKYGMMRDQVLDIEAVLADGSIVGGLRKMIKNNTGYDLRNLLIGSEGTLAIITRAVLRLRPKPRAVSTAWCGLPGYDAVTTLLRRAQEGLPAGVSAFEVMWPGYYDFVLSRLPELRAPLEGKHAYYVLLESSGADPERQADAFEDFLGGMLEEGLISDAALASSESDAAAFWAIRDAPGEYQRLIPGRVSFDVSFSIADVGRAAHECDKQLRERWPNATILIYGHLGDGNLHIVVQEPDWPPTTAPQVQEVVYGVTGAMGGSVSAEHGIGTKKLKVLALSRTPAELAAMRAVKAALDPLNILNPGKLLLNVV from the coding sequence ATGCAAGACAAGCAGCCCTCCGAACATGTTCAGCCCAGCGCCGCTGTTGCAGCGCTGCGTGAAGCGCTCGGAGCCGACGTGGTGACCCTTCCGCACGAATTCGCCGGCCGCAGGAACGCGGACTCGAGCCGCATGCCCTGCGATGAACCGGTCGCACTGATCCGGCCACGCACGACTGAACACGTCGCCACCGCAATGCGGATCTGCCACGAGCACAAGCAGACGGTCGTGACGCAAGGCGGCCTGACGGGACTCGCCGGCGGCGCGTGCATGCTCGGCGGTGAAGTTGCGTTGAGCCTGGAGTTGATGAACGGGATCGAAGCCATCGATGAAGTCGGCGCCGCCATGACGGTCTGGTGCGGCACGCCGCTGCAAGTCGTGCAGGAAGCCGCCGACGCAGCCGGCTTCATGTTTCCGCTGGATCTGGGCGCACGAGGAAGCTGCACGATTGGCGGCAACCTCGCGACCAACGCAGGCGGCAACCGCGTGATCAAGTACGGAATGATGCGCGACCAGGTGCTGGATATAGAGGCAGTGCTGGCGGACGGCAGTATCGTTGGCGGGCTGCGCAAGATGATCAAGAACAATACGGGTTACGACTTGCGCAACTTGTTGATCGGCAGCGAAGGAACGCTCGCGATCATCACGCGTGCCGTGCTGCGCCTTAGGCCCAAACCACGGGCGGTATCGACGGCTTGGTGCGGATTGCCCGGCTACGACGCGGTCACCACGTTGTTGAGACGCGCTCAGGAAGGCTTGCCTGCGGGTGTGTCGGCGTTCGAAGTCATGTGGCCGGGTTATTACGATTTTGTGTTGTCGCGCCTGCCGGAATTGCGCGCGCCGCTCGAAGGCAAGCATGCGTATTACGTGCTGCTCGAAAGCAGCGGCGCCGATCCCGAGCGTCAGGCGGACGCGTTCGAAGATTTCCTGGGCGGGATGCTCGAGGAAGGCTTGATCAGCGACGCCGCCCTCGCCTCATCGGAGTCCGATGCCGCCGCGTTCTGGGCGATCCGCGATGCCCCCGGCGAATATCAGCGGCTGATTCCGGGCCGCGTTTCCTTCGATGTGAGTTTCTCCATCGCTGATGTAGGCCGCGCCGCGCATGAATGCGACAAGCAGCTTCGCGAGCGCTGGCCCAACGCGACCATCCTGATCTACGGACATCTCGGCGACGGCAACCTGCATATCGTCGTGCAGGAACCCGACTGGCCGCCAACCACCGCGCCGCAAGTGCAGGAAGTCGTCTACGGCGTGACCGGCGCAATGGGCGGCTCGGTATCGGCGGAACACGGCATTGGTACGAAGAAACTGAAGGTGCTCGCGTTATCGAGAACACCGGCCGAACTGGCCGCCATGCGCGCCGTGAAAGCCGCGCTCGATCCGCTGAACATCCTGAACCCAGGCAAGTTGTTGTTGAACGTTGTTTAA
- a CDS encoding sugar ABC transporter substrate-binding protein — MTRFVKKVMCGVALAVAGVVAAAPAMAADKMKVGISMKVLNAPYFSAAMESAKARAAELGNDVITADAQGKMGKQISDVEDMLTRGIKVLIIDPADPKGLVNVVNTATAAGVKVVVIDSTLDPKANYLTLVQSSNRENGALVGSWVVDTMGDKPLKIALISGEKGNPVGKERRDGVIEGIVEAQLAKTGKVNMQIVGQGWGNWSDEGGLKAMEDLLVANKDINMVLGENDSMVLGARRAIESANRTGITLVAAADGQKEALNLIKQGKYGATALNDPALVARTAVDIGVKAAKGEATNVPKISYTPSAAIYKSNVDKYYNPKAIF, encoded by the coding sequence ATGACGCGGTTCGTGAAGAAGGTGATGTGTGGTGTAGCGCTGGCAGTCGCAGGTGTAGTGGCAGCAGCCCCGGCGATGGCAGCCGACAAGATGAAAGTGGGCATTTCCATGAAGGTGCTCAACGCGCCCTACTTTTCGGCCGCAATGGAATCGGCCAAGGCGCGAGCCGCGGAACTCGGCAACGACGTGATCACCGCGGATGCCCAAGGCAAGATGGGCAAGCAGATCTCCGACGTGGAAGACATGCTGACGCGCGGCATCAAGGTGCTGATCATCGATCCGGCCGATCCCAAGGGTCTCGTCAACGTGGTCAACACGGCGACCGCCGCAGGCGTGAAAGTCGTCGTGATCGACAGTACGCTCGATCCGAAAGCCAACTACCTGACGCTCGTGCAATCGTCCAATCGTGAGAACGGCGCGCTGGTTGGTTCGTGGGTGGTCGACACCATGGGCGACAAGCCGCTGAAGATCGCGTTGATCTCCGGCGAGAAAGGCAACCCGGTCGGCAAGGAACGGCGCGACGGCGTGATCGAGGGCATCGTCGAGGCGCAGCTCGCAAAGACCGGCAAGGTCAACATGCAGATCGTGGGCCAGGGCTGGGGCAACTGGTCGGACGAAGGCGGCCTGAAGGCGATGGAAGATTTGCTCGTCGCCAACAAGGACATCAACATGGTGCTCGGCGAAAACGACAGCATGGTGCTGGGCGCACGCCGCGCGATCGAAAGCGCGAACCGTACGGGCATCACGCTGGTTGCCGCCGCCGATGGCCAGAAGGAAGCGCTCAACCTGATCAAGCAAGGCAAGTACGGCGCAACCGCGCTGAACGACCCGGCGCTGGTTGCGCGCACGGCAGTCGATATCGGCGTGAAGGCGGCGAAGGGCGAAGCCACCAACGTGCCGAAGATTTCGTACACGCCGTCCGCCGCGATCTACAAGAGCAACGTCGACAAGTACTACAACCCCAAGGCGATTTTCTAA
- a CDS encoding sugar ABC transporter ATP-binding protein has product MIPFIALTGVDKRFGGIHAIEGVDFDVLSGEVHALVGENGAGKSTLMRIIGGGHQPDSGTIKLEGRETSFRNPHAAMEEGIAVIHQETALAPDLSVAENVFLGALPAVIDWGTLRKNARALIASLGFDIDPAALVGDLSAAQCQVIEIAKALSRQVKLLVLDEPTAALAPSDANKLLEIVRELRSRGVGIVYISHRLEEVFAIADRITVLKDGKRVDTLTPAELTMDGLIRKMVGRPLSVLFPQRRATLGAKVLKVTGLMRGHAVRNVSFTLRAGEVVGLGGLIGSGRTEVARLIFGADTRDSGTIELNQKVMAIRSPMAAVKAGIGFVPEDRKGQGAILSMPIRVNATLAALKSVSGPGGFLAFGRERAFVQKLMEQLRIKARSMDADVSTLSGGNQQKVVLAKWFHADGDLIILDEPTRGVDVGAKVEIYTLINQLAERGKAVLVISSEHQELMGLCDRILVMGEGEIRGELQPADFSEEQILSLSLRRAPDEAPATLTH; this is encoded by the coding sequence ATGATACCCTTTATAGCCCTCACCGGCGTCGACAAACGCTTCGGCGGCATTCATGCCATCGAAGGCGTCGACTTCGATGTCCTCAGTGGCGAAGTCCATGCGCTCGTCGGCGAGAACGGCGCGGGCAAGTCGACGCTGATGCGCATTATCGGCGGTGGTCATCAGCCGGATTCCGGCACGATCAAGCTCGAAGGCCGCGAGACGTCCTTTCGCAATCCGCATGCGGCGATGGAAGAAGGCATCGCGGTGATTCATCAGGAAACCGCGCTGGCACCGGATCTGTCCGTGGCGGAGAACGTATTTCTGGGTGCGTTGCCGGCTGTCATCGACTGGGGGACGCTGCGCAAGAACGCGCGTGCCTTGATCGCGAGCCTCGGCTTCGATATCGATCCTGCCGCGCTCGTCGGCGATCTCTCGGCAGCTCAATGCCAGGTGATCGAAATTGCAAAGGCGCTCAGCCGCCAGGTGAAGCTTCTCGTACTCGATGAACCCACCGCGGCCCTCGCGCCATCGGATGCAAACAAGCTGCTCGAGATCGTGCGCGAGCTGCGTTCGCGCGGCGTGGGCATTGTCTATATTTCGCACCGGCTGGAAGAGGTGTTTGCGATCGCGGACCGCATCACCGTGCTGAAGGACGGCAAGCGCGTGGATACCCTCACGCCCGCCGAGCTCACCATGGACGGCCTGATCCGCAAGATGGTCGGGCGCCCGCTATCCGTGCTGTTTCCGCAGCGCCGTGCAACGCTTGGCGCCAAAGTCCTGAAGGTCACGGGCCTCATGCGAGGTCATGCCGTGCGCAACGTGTCGTTCACGCTGCGCGCCGGTGAAGTAGTCGGTCTCGGCGGCCTGATCGGCTCGGGCCGTACCGAAGTCGCGCGCCTGATTTTCGGCGCCGATACGCGCGATTCCGGCACCATCGAATTGAACCAGAAGGTCATGGCGATCCGCTCGCCGATGGCCGCAGTCAAGGCCGGCATCGGCTTCGTGCCTGAAGACCGCAAGGGGCAAGGCGCGATTTTATCGATGCCGATTCGCGTCAACGCCACCCTCGCCGCACTGAAGTCGGTGAGCGGACCGGGCGGCTTTCTCGCCTTCGGCCGCGAGCGCGCATTCGTGCAAAAGCTGATGGAACAACTGCGCATCAAGGCGCGTTCCATGGACGCCGATGTCTCAACACTCTCTGGCGGCAATCAGCAAAAGGTCGTGCTGGCGAAGTGGTTCCACGCGGACGGCGACCTCATCATCCTCGATGAACCCACGCGCGGTGTGGACGTCGGCGCGAAGGTCGAGATCTACACGCTCATCAACCAGCTTGCCGAACGCGGCAAGGCAGTGCTCGTGATCTCGTCGGAACATCAGGAACTCATGGGCCTGTGCGACCGAATCCTCGTGATGGGCGAAGGCGAGATTCGCGGCGAACTTCAACCTGCTGATTTCAGCGAAGAACAGATCCTGTCGCTGTCGCTGCGCCGCGCGCCGGACGAAGCGCCGGCCACGCTCACTCATTAA
- a CDS encoding ABC transporter permease — MNPSAVTPKTHQANSAQAHAKHWWSVARRFNTVAILIVLVIAASFVSSDFLSVPNLSNISRQVAGVGIMSVGMLLVVLTGGIDLSVGSIAALGSVLSALLIPQYGLTVALLATLVVGGFCGFISGALIAWFRLTPFVVTLAMMTVARGVAMIVSNGSPILVDDPGQALLDFGRHSYFGIPGPTLVMLIVFVIGGIALNRLRAGRVVRAIGSNEEAVRLSGVPVARHVLGTYVSSGLLAALAGIISTSRAGVGAPTVGVGDELTVIAAVVIGGASLAGGKGGALNTLMGVLILGVIGNIMNLASVPGYHQQVVMGVIIVAAVLSQRGARFWRR, encoded by the coding sequence ATGAATCCCAGCGCCGTCACCCCGAAAACGCATCAGGCGAACTCGGCACAGGCCCACGCAAAACACTGGTGGTCTGTTGCGCGCCGCTTCAACACGGTCGCGATCCTGATCGTACTCGTGATCGCAGCGTCGTTTGTATCGAGCGACTTTTTATCCGTGCCCAACCTGTCGAATATTTCGCGGCAAGTGGCGGGCGTCGGCATCATGTCGGTCGGCATGTTGCTGGTCGTGCTGACCGGTGGTATCGACTTGTCGGTTGGATCGATTGCGGCGCTTGGCAGCGTGCTGTCGGCGTTGCTGATTCCGCAATACGGGCTGACGGTCGCCTTGCTCGCCACGCTGGTTGTCGGCGGCTTCTGCGGGTTTATTTCCGGCGCGTTGATCGCGTGGTTTCGTCTTACGCCCTTCGTTGTCACGCTGGCCATGATGACCGTTGCGCGCGGCGTTGCGATGATCGTGTCGAACGGCTCGCCCATCCTCGTCGATGACCCCGGTCAGGCCCTGCTCGACTTCGGCCGTCATTCCTACTTCGGCATTCCGGGTCCGACACTCGTGATGCTGATCGTGTTCGTGATCGGCGGCATAGCATTGAACCGTCTGCGTGCCGGCCGCGTGGTTCGTGCAATCGGGTCGAACGAGGAAGCCGTGCGGCTTTCCGGCGTGCCCGTCGCGCGCCATGTACTCGGTACCTATGTCAGCTCGGGATTGCTCGCGGCGCTGGCCGGGATCATCTCGACATCGCGTGCGGGCGTCGGTGCGCCGACAGTCGGCGTAGGCGATGAACTGACCGTGATCGCGGCGGTGGTGATCGGTGGCGCGAGTCTCGCCGGTGGCAAGGGCGGCGCGCTGAATACGCTGATGGGCGTGCTGATTCTCGGCGTGATCGGCAACATCATGAATCTGGCGAGCGTGCCGGGATACCATCAGCAAGTGGTGATGGGCGTGATCATCGTGGCGGCTGTCCTGTCGCAGCGAGGTGCGCGTTTCTGGCGCCGGTGA
- a CDS encoding SIS domain-containing protein: protein MPDYNILELIDRARPNLRRGSRQVAEYILANLGSISDINLAELARNAKVSEPTVLRFCASLGCSGFKDFKIRVVQSLALGAPATHSVLGKGDDPETVATKIFDYTITSLDWARKKLDFAAVGRAVDLLARARRIEFFGFGASGIVALDAQQKFPLFGVPCVAHQDSHQQFIAASMLKPGDAVVAISNTGSTRSLIEVARTAKERGASVIVITGSNSPLTSFSDVAVIAETLENTDVYTPTTSRLAALVIIDILSTSVALRKGEAHTLEVLDMKKRLADMRSTGVI from the coding sequence GTGCCCGATTACAATATCCTCGAACTGATCGACCGCGCGCGTCCCAATCTGCGCCGCGGCAGCCGGCAAGTGGCCGAGTACATTCTTGCAAACCTCGGTTCCATCTCCGATATCAACCTCGCCGAACTCGCGCGCAACGCGAAGGTGAGCGAGCCGACCGTGCTGCGTTTCTGCGCGTCCCTCGGCTGCAGCGGCTTCAAGGACTTCAAGATTCGCGTGGTGCAAAGTCTGGCGCTCGGCGCGCCCGCCACGCATTCAGTGCTCGGTAAAGGCGATGATCCGGAAACCGTCGCCACCAAGATCTTCGACTACACCATTACGAGCCTCGACTGGGCACGCAAGAAGCTGGATTTTGCGGCCGTCGGGCGCGCGGTCGATCTGCTGGCGAGGGCGCGGCGTATCGAGTTCTTCGGGTTCGGTGCATCGGGCATTGTTGCGCTGGACGCGCAGCAGAAGTTTCCGCTCTTCGGCGTGCCGTGCGTCGCGCATCAGGATTCGCATCAGCAATTCATTGCAGCGTCGATGCTCAAACCCGGCGATGCGGTCGTTGCGATTTCCAATACGGGATCGACGCGATCATTGATCGAAGTCGCAAGGACCGCTAAGGAACGCGGCGCGAGCGTGATCGTGATCACGGGTTCGAATAGTCCGTTGACGAGCTTTTCGGATGTCGCCGTGATAGCCGAAACGCTGGAAAACACAGACGTCTATACGCCGACGACTTCTCGCCTTGCCGCGCTCGTGATCATCGATATTCTTTCCACCAGCGTCGCGTTGCGCAAGGGCGAAGCGCACACCCTCGAAGTGCTGGACATGAAAAAGCGCCTCGCCGATATGCGGTCTACGGGCGTGATCTGA
- a CDS encoding PhzF family phenazine biosynthesis protein, which produces MNRRYVTADVFTSNRFEGNPVAVVLDAEGLSTIQMQAITAEFGYSETTFVLPPRDAAHTAWVRIFTPSREIPFAGHPNIGTAFVLATRAAASGTPLPDQLVFEEAAGLVPVTQMKDGGRVVGAELTVPERLTRASTLAVESVAACLSLDVTDIRTDAHAPQVASVGLPFVVVELASREALRRSIPSLVDYKKVLPTDGATSIYAYTRDVGDDTSGDIQARMFTPRMTEDPATGSATAAAVALIADVRGVSELSLRVRQGVDMGRPSTLITTVDVHDGQPRVRIGGKCVNVMEGSFLLDGEG; this is translated from the coding sequence ATGAACCGTCGTTATGTCACAGCGGACGTCTTTACCAGCAACCGATTCGAGGGCAACCCCGTGGCCGTGGTGCTGGACGCCGAAGGCCTCTCGACCATCCAGATGCAGGCGATTACCGCTGAATTCGGCTATAGCGAAACGACCTTCGTCTTGCCGCCGCGCGACGCCGCGCACACTGCATGGGTGCGCATCTTCACGCCGAGCCGCGAGATTCCGTTTGCGGGACATCCGAACATCGGCACGGCGTTTGTCCTTGCGACGCGTGCTGCGGCGAGCGGCACGCCCTTGCCGGATCAGCTCGTGTTCGAGGAAGCCGCGGGTCTCGTGCCGGTTACGCAAATGAAAGACGGCGGCCGGGTGGTGGGTGCGGAACTCACGGTGCCGGAGCGTCTGACGCGGGCATCGACGCTAGCAGTTGAGAGCGTGGCTGCGTGCCTGTCGCTCGACGTGACTGACATCCGGACCGACGCCCACGCGCCGCAAGTGGCGTCTGTCGGCTTGCCGTTTGTCGTGGTCGAGCTTGCATCGCGCGAAGCGTTGCGCCGATCTATCCCGAGCCTCGTGGACTACAAGAAGGTGTTGCCCACTGATGGCGCCACGTCCATCTATGCCTATACGCGAGATGTCGGTGACGACACCTCGGGCGATATCCAGGCGCGCATGTTCACGCCGCGCATGACCGAAGATCCGGCAACCGGCAGCGCGACTGCTGCGGCCGTTGCATTGATCGCTGATGTGCGGGGAGTGTCGGAACTGTCGTTACGCGTTCGGCAGGGCGTGGACATGGGCCGTCCGAGCACGTTGATCACGACCGTCGATGTCCATGACGGTCAGCCACGCGTGCGTATCGGCGGGAAATGTGTGAACGTGATGGAAGGCTCGTTTTTGCTTGATGGCGAAGGCTGA
- a CDS encoding response regulator transcription factor — MRVLIVDDHSLLRAGLTLLLKERDSDAQVFEAESVSDGVEQALTHSPDAVLLSLDMSENRGFAALAALWQRMPLVPVVVISSDERAETVRRCLQMHAMGFVAKTARAHVLHLALEVAMIGGVFVPAASVGKTLACSETFCAPCADPSAHSFDRSPVAMTPRERETLSWLLRGLPTKSIASKMGVEDITIRKYVSHLLARFNVHRRTELIAMMSDHGTRAQPGCAFATGDVNAEAAEALLAARFESSRVTTFVA; from the coding sequence ATGCGCGTCCTGATCGTCGACGACCATTCTTTACTCAGGGCAGGACTCACTCTGCTGCTCAAGGAGCGCGACAGCGACGCACAGGTGTTCGAGGCGGAATCCGTTAGCGACGGGGTGGAACAGGCGCTGACTCATTCGCCCGATGCCGTGCTGCTCAGCCTCGACATGAGCGAAAACCGGGGCTTTGCCGCACTTGCTGCATTGTGGCAACGTATGCCATTGGTTCCAGTCGTGGTGATTTCGTCCGACGAGCGCGCGGAAACGGTGCGGCGTTGCCTCCAGATGCATGCAATGGGGTTCGTGGCGAAGACCGCTCGTGCGCACGTGCTGCATCTCGCGCTCGAGGTTGCAATGATCGGAGGTGTGTTCGTTCCCGCCGCGAGCGTCGGGAAGACCTTAGCCTGTAGTGAAACGTTCTGCGCGCCCTGCGCTGATCCTTCCGCTCACTCGTTCGACCGCAGCCCCGTTGCGATGACACCGCGAGAAAGAGAAACGCTCTCGTGGCTGCTTCGAGGTCTTCCGACGAAGTCGATCGCGTCCAAAATGGGCGTAGAGGACATCACCATACGCAAGTACGTAAGTCACTTGCTGGCGCGTTTCAACGTGCACAGGCGTACTGAACTGATCGCGATGATGTCCGACCACGGCACCCGCGCGCAACCCGGGTGCGCCTTTGCTACTGGCGACGTCAATGCCGAAGCTGCAGAGGCGCTCCTGGCAGCTCGTTTTGAGTCGAGCCGCGTTACTACATTTGTTGCATGA
- a CDS encoding Dyp-type peroxidase codes for MSTVPNPIDSISIDLQEIQGNILAGFNKDHQRFVFFTIEHVVRAKNWLAGFASHVDSTAAVGAFNDVFRAKRKKHKGEVNMPTATWRNIAFSYAGLEKLGAPDHATFPDDFKQGMAARKTLVGDLDRSDPSRWHGPFKKPQELHIVVMVASDIPGELAHTTDQIIAHAQLNGLRLLHVEHGEVRPDLPGHEQFGFKDGVSQPGIKGFTLSVNDQPDPNSGHQGVPGQDLLWPGEFVLGYPTQIPTTPPPPFDGPNPGQGPISASGPDWTKNGSYLVFRKLRQDVAGFMASVAAHASTLGLSSDVYGAKLVGRYASGCPLAPTSYEVDLSKLPELAPSSANGFPSAFDPNDGDPSVQHPELLDDNLINNFEYGQDLPGTWVPRAAHIRKAYPRDEEFLLADGTVDPNSALQESFTQTRRLLRRGIAYGAPLALPKDPGTPIQDDDVDRGLLFLCYQKSIESQFEFVQKTWIDNPDFPQSGDGEDPLISQTKSATMTCPIHGASTTETLSHFVVTEGGEYFFQPSITALKLIASS; via the coding sequence ATGAGCACCGTACCGAATCCGATCGACTCGATTTCCATCGACCTGCAAGAGATCCAGGGAAATATCCTTGCGGGCTTCAACAAGGATCATCAACGTTTCGTGTTCTTCACCATCGAACATGTGGTGCGCGCCAAGAACTGGCTTGCCGGGTTTGCCAGCCACGTGGACAGCACTGCCGCCGTCGGGGCGTTCAACGACGTCTTCAGGGCGAAACGCAAAAAGCACAAAGGCGAAGTGAACATGCCTACGGCGACGTGGCGCAACATCGCGTTCAGCTATGCCGGTCTCGAGAAACTGGGCGCACCGGATCATGCGACATTCCCGGACGACTTCAAGCAAGGCATGGCTGCTCGCAAGACCCTGGTCGGAGACCTCGATCGCAGCGATCCATCACGCTGGCACGGCCCTTTTAAAAAGCCGCAGGAACTGCACATCGTGGTGATGGTTGCGTCGGACATCCCTGGCGAGCTCGCGCATACAACGGATCAGATCATCGCGCACGCACAGCTGAATGGTTTGCGTCTGCTCCATGTGGAACATGGTGAAGTCCGTCCCGACCTGCCGGGTCACGAACAATTCGGTTTCAAGGACGGCGTCTCGCAACCCGGGATCAAGGGGTTTACGCTCTCGGTGAATGACCAGCCTGATCCGAATTCCGGACATCAGGGCGTGCCCGGCCAAGACTTGCTGTGGCCCGGTGAATTCGTGCTGGGATATCCGACCCAGATCCCCACCACGCCACCGCCGCCCTTCGACGGGCCAAATCCCGGCCAGGGTCCGATCAGCGCCAGCGGTCCGGACTGGACGAAAAACGGTTCATACCTCGTGTTTCGCAAACTACGTCAGGACGTTGCCGGCTTCATGGCAAGCGTGGCCGCGCACGCTTCGACTCTTGGCCTAAGCTCCGATGTGTACGGAGCAAAACTGGTCGGGCGGTACGCGAGCGGCTGTCCGCTCGCGCCAACATCGTACGAGGTCGACTTGAGCAAGCTGCCCGAACTCGCGCCATCGAGCGCTAACGGCTTTCCCTCGGCGTTCGATCCAAATGATGGCGATCCGTCTGTCCAGCATCCGGAGTTGCTGGACGACAACCTCATCAACAACTTCGAATACGGTCAGGATCTGCCCGGGACGTGGGTGCCCCGCGCAGCGCATATCCGCAAGGCGTATCCGCGTGACGAAGAGTTTTTGCTGGCTGACGGCACCGTCGATCCAAACAGCGCGCTGCAGGAAAGCTTCACCCAGACCCGCCGGCTGTTGCGGCGCGGAATTGCCTACGGCGCGCCGCTGGCGCTGCCCAAAGATCCGGGCACACCGATACAGGATGACGATGTCGACCGCGGCCTGCTGTTCCTCTGTTATCAGAAGAGCATAGAGTCGCAGTTTGAGTTCGTACAAAAGACGTGGATCGACAACCCGGACTTTCCGCAGTCAGGCGACGGCGAGGATCCGCTCATTTCGCAGACAAAATCAGCGACCATGACGTGCCCCATACACGGCGCATCGACAACCGAAACGCTTTCGCATTTTGTCGTCACCGAGGGCGGAGAGTATTTCTTTCAGCCATCGATCACAGCGCTTAAATTGATCGCCAGCAGCTAG